A single window of Deinococcus aquiradiocola DNA harbors:
- a CDS encoding NADPH:quinone oxidoreductase family protein — protein sequence MKAVRCHAWGEAESLTVETLPVPQPGAGEVLLRVRAAGVNFPDTLIIQGKYQFRPELPFTPGSEVAGEVLATGEGVSHVQVGDRVIAFLNTGGYATHALADARQVMPMPPELGFAEAAAFTLASGTSYHALVDRAGLRAGETLLVLGAAGGVGLSAVQIGHALGARVIAAASSDDKLALCREHGADDTINYASEDLRARLKELTGGRGPDVIYDPVGGSFAEPAFRSVAWGGRYLVVGFAAGDIPALPLNLPLLKGASVVGVFWGEFARRDPRGNARNLATMIGWMKEGRMRLLVSGEYPLEGAAQALRDLEGRRVTGKVVIVPE from the coding sequence ATGAAAGCCGTGCGCTGCCACGCCTGGGGCGAAGCCGAATCGCTGACCGTCGAGACCCTGCCCGTCCCGCAGCCCGGAGCGGGCGAGGTGCTGCTGCGCGTGCGCGCGGCGGGCGTGAACTTCCCGGACACGCTCATCATTCAGGGCAAGTACCAGTTCCGGCCGGAACTGCCGTTCACGCCCGGCTCGGAAGTGGCGGGCGAGGTGCTGGCGACCGGGGAGGGCGTGAGTCACGTGCAGGTGGGGGACCGCGTGATCGCGTTCCTGAACACGGGCGGGTACGCGACGCACGCGCTGGCGGACGCGCGGCAGGTGATGCCGATGCCGCCCGAACTGGGCTTCGCGGAGGCGGCGGCGTTCACGCTGGCGTCCGGCACGTCGTACCACGCGCTCGTGGACCGCGCGGGCCTGCGCGCGGGCGAGACGTTGCTGGTGCTGGGCGCGGCGGGCGGCGTGGGCCTGAGCGCCGTGCAGATCGGGCACGCGCTGGGCGCGCGGGTGATCGCGGCGGCGAGCAGCGACGACAAGCTCGCCCTGTGCCGCGAGCACGGCGCGGACGACACCATCAACTACGCGTCGGAGGACCTGCGCGCGCGCCTGAAGGAACTGACGGGCGGGCGCGGACCGGACGTGATCTACGACCCGGTGGGTGGATCGTTCGCGGAACCGGCGTTCCGGAGCGTCGCGTGGGGCGGCCGGTACCTAGTGGTGGGGTTCGCGGCGGGCGACATTCCGGCCCTGCCGCTGAACCTGCCGCTCCTGAAGGGCGCGAGCGTGGTGGGCGTGTTCTGGGGCGAGTTCGCGCGGCGTGACCCGCGCGGCAACGCCCGGAACCTGGCGACCATGATCGGGTGGATGAAGGAGGGCCGCATGCGGCTGCTGGTGTCGGGCGAGTACCCGCTGGAGGGCGCGGCGCAGGCCCTGCGGGACCTGGAGGGGCGGCGCGTGACGGGCAAGGTCGTGATCGTGCCGGAGTGA
- a CDS encoding FMN-binding negative transcriptional regulator, translated as MYLPADFREQDPERLLSVMRGAPFAAVICSDAQGEPLATPVPVLTTVTRGEGRAGDGAAGVAVTLHWHLARGNPQAEALPGRSTLVVFQGPHALVDAGWYVSAPQVGTWNYVTVQARGQAERVEGDEAREVARALTRTLTPDAPGIPAEFEERMLRGVVTFRLPVRSLDGKFKLSQNKGAADRAAVRAHLQGSARDEDRALAALIPD; from the coding sequence ATGTACCTTCCGGCGGACTTCCGTGAGCAGGACCCAGAACGGCTGCTGAGCGTGATGCGGGGCGCGCCCTTCGCTGCGGTGATCTGCAGTGACGCGCAGGGGGAGCCGCTGGCGACGCCGGTCCCGGTCCTGACGACCGTCACGCGCGGCGAGGGCCGGGCCGGGGACGGCGCTGCGGGCGTGGCGGTGACACTGCACTGGCATCTGGCGCGCGGGAATCCGCAGGCGGAGGCGCTTCCTGGCCGGTCGACGCTGGTGGTGTTTCAGGGGCCGCACGCGCTGGTGGACGCCGGGTGGTACGTGTCGGCCCCGCAGGTGGGGACGTGGAATTACGTGACGGTGCAGGCGCGCGGGCAGGCGGAGCGCGTGGAGGGCGACGAGGCGCGCGAGGTGGCGCGCGCCCTGACGCGGACCCTCACGCCGGACGCGCCGGGCATTCCGGCGGAGTTCGAGGAGCGCATGCTGCGCGGCGTGGTCACGTTCCGTCTGCCGGTGCGGAGCCTGGACGGGAAATTCAAGCTGAGTCAGAACAAGGGCGCGGCGGACCGGGCGGCCGTGCGCGCCCACCTGCAGGGCAGCGCGCGTGACGAGGACCGCGCGCTGGCCGCACTGATTCCCGACTGA
- a CDS encoding molybdopterin molybdotransferase MoeA — protein MPSPVPSEPSFPMNVSVPEARTMLAALLPDPVAETVAVADAAGRFLFADLEARVSHPSATESALDGIACREADTVTAGPGTPVRLLVVGESRAGVPFAGRVGPGECVRIYTGAPVPDGADAICPVEQLQDDGPDAVHALRPASGADIRLEGGDFRTGEVVMHAGTRLTPARLALAVSLGHAQVSVRRRLRVALLSTGDEVREPGTALAPGQVYDSNRYGLAAMLREAGCDVLDLGHAPDSPERLAERIGAAGGADVLLTSGGVSMGKYDFMRDLLLEQGRVSFWKVRLRPGGPAMLGGWRGLPVFGLPGNPVSSLVVFQVIVRPALTGETPFTLRLRAATPFRALPDKTAYWRGNIEGGTVSDYPKQGSGVLRSLSDTGALVIVPEGRPVQVGEDVEVMLF, from the coding sequence ATGCCGAGTCCCGTCCCGTCCGAGCCGAGCTTCCCGATGAACGTCAGCGTGCCCGAGGCGCGCACCATGCTGGCGGCCCTGCTGCCCGACCCGGTGGCCGAGACGGTCGCCGTGGCGGACGCGGCGGGACGGTTCCTGTTCGCGGACCTGGAGGCGCGCGTCAGTCATCCGTCCGCGACGGAGAGCGCGCTGGACGGCATCGCGTGCCGGGAGGCGGACACCGTCACGGCCGGGCCGGGCACGCCGGTGCGGCTGCTGGTGGTGGGCGAGTCGCGGGCGGGCGTGCCGTTCGCGGGACGGGTGGGGCCGGGCGAGTGCGTGCGCATCTACACGGGCGCGCCCGTCCCGGACGGCGCGGACGCGATCTGCCCGGTGGAACAGCTACAGGACGACGGGCCGGACGCGGTGCACGCGCTGCGGCCCGCGAGCGGCGCGGACATCCGGCTGGAGGGCGGGGATTTCCGGACGGGCGAGGTGGTGATGCACGCCGGGACGCGGCTCACGCCCGCGCGGCTGGCACTGGCCGTGTCGCTCGGGCACGCGCAGGTCAGCGTGCGTCGCCGCCTGCGCGTGGCGCTGCTGTCCACCGGGGACGAGGTGCGCGAGCCGGGCACGGCGCTCGCGCCGGGACAGGTGTACGACAGCAACCGCTACGGGCTGGCCGCCATGCTGCGCGAGGCGGGCTGCGACGTGCTGGACCTCGGGCACGCGCCGGACTCGCCGGAACGTCTCGCGGAACGCATCGGTGCGGCGGGCGGCGCGGACGTGCTGCTCACGTCGGGCGGCGTCAGCATGGGCAAGTACGACTTCATGCGGGACCTGCTGCTGGAACAGGGACGCGTGTCGTTCTGGAAGGTGCGCCTGCGGCCCGGCGGTCCCGCCATGCTGGGCGGCTGGCGGGGCCTGCCGGTGTTCGGCCTGCCGGGCAACCCAGTCAGCAGCCTCGTGGTGTTTCAGGTGATCGTGCGGCCCGCCCTGACGGGCGAGACGCCGTTCACGCTGCGGCTGCGGGCCGCGACGCCCTTCCGTGCCCTGCCGGACAAGACGGCGTACTGGCGCGGCAACATCGAGGGCGGCACGGTCAGCGACTACCCGAAGCAGGGGAGCGGCGTGCTGCGTTCCCTGTCCGACACGGGCGCGCTCGTGATCGTGCCGGAGGGGCGTCCCGTGCAGGTGGGCGAGGACGTGGAAGTCATGCTGTTCTGA